Within Lolium rigidum isolate FL_2022 chromosome 5, APGP_CSIRO_Lrig_0.1, whole genome shotgun sequence, the genomic segment GTTTGGTGCGCGATTTTTTTCCGCCCAGGCGCTCTCTGTCCATCTTTGTGAACACGACTTCCTTAATATTGCTTGCTATCCTTGATTAATCAGGCTTTCTAGACAAAACGTGCCCAGAAAACTGGTGCATATTAACGGGAGGGAGCGCGACCAGCCATAGTAGAGAGGGACACCATATTTATCATGTTTGACAGTTTCGGCCATCACACATCACGATTCACGAATAAgtcaagatttttttttcaaaactggaGGCTAGTTATACATAGTTTTTTCATGTGGGTAAAAAATAAGACGAGGACGATTAAAGCATTGAAATGGATATGCACACGACATGAGGTAGGAATATGTCCAAGCAAAGATGCGTGtatgtcaaagtacatatgattttGTTCATACTTGCGCTCCTGCGATACTATCGCACTTAACGTGCTCCCACTGCTCACCTACTATAATCAAATCTTGAAATCGATAGCtagttctcgcaaaaaaaaaaaatcttgaaatCGACGGGCCAACCTTTTCAAATCCACATCAAGTTTTCCTTGGTGCAACAGCAGTATATTGCATTTTTTTTCAATCTTTAACTCGTGCCCTTCCAAAAACAAAATCCTAAATTCATTCCAGTAAAGACTAGGATCACACATTTACAAAAGCAAATCTATACTAGTGATTCCTACGAGATTCTGACTGTACAAACCGATGAAAGAACAGACACATTCGGCAAACCCTGCATGGACGCATGCACATGCGGGTTTGTTGCACCCTAGAGCTACTACTTTGAGGGGAGCTGCAGCGGGGTGGGCGGCGACATGGGGCGGCGCCGCCAGAGGTTGACCTCCTTCCTGGGCTCGGACGCCACCACCCCGCCGCCGAGCACCAGCGGCGCCGAGTGCGCCACGAAGCCGTCGTCCTCGTACGAGTCGTAGCCGTACCCGTCGGCGTCCGCATGCTCGTCGTCGTCCGTCGTCCAGTCGAAGTCCTGCAGCGCCGCGCGGCCGCTCGTGAACCGCTTCATCTGGCCCAGGCCGCCCGCCGGCGCCGCGGCCACGGAGCTACGCCTCCCCTTGAAACCGTCGGGAGCAGCGGAGATGGGTTtggtggaggacgaggaggggCGCGACCTGGTGCGGCGGAAGAGCATCCGCCTCACGAGCGAGCTCTTGGGCCTGGAGGCAGCGGTCGCCGGAGGATGGCGCGGCGGGAGCGGGCAGGCGCCGCCGTCCATCCCGCAGGCCAGGGGCGCGGGTTTTGCGGCCTTGCGGCTCTTGTTCTTCCTGGCCTTGCTGCTGGACTTGCTCCGCTTGATCTGGCCGATGCAGGAGACCTTGGGCGACGACGCCTCGGGCGTCCGGTACCCGCTGCCGGTCCCGCCCTGGTTCttggtccccctcctcctccccgcggCGCCGCGCGCCTCGGGAGGGACGATGGAGACCATGGGGCCGGAGAAGGCGTTGCGGTGGTTGAAGGAGGACTTATTCCCGGCGCGGGCTGTGAagttggtggtggaggaggagaaggaggccgcggtGGACCGCAGGAAGGCCGccagggcggcgccggcgccgctccGGGACCTCGCGTGCTTGCTCGGCTTCCTCTCCATCGCCGGTTACCGTGTGGGAACGCGCGTGGCGGATAGCTCGCTTGCTTGCTCGTCTACCTTTCTTGTTGCCGATGATCAATCGCTCAGCTCCACCGACTGGTATAGTACAGGAGGATCGCCCGGCGCTCGCCTTTGCAGACCTTGCTTGTCCCATCTGACTCGGCCGGCCCGGGTTATATACCACGCGCGGGATGGTTGGTGACTAATAATTCAGAATT encodes:
- the LOC124657500 gene encoding uncharacterized protein At1g76070-like — translated: MERKPSKHARSRSGAGAALAAFLRSTAASFSSSTTNFTARAGNKSSFNHRNAFSGPMVSIVPPEARGAAGRRRGTKNQGGTGSGYRTPEASSPKVSCIGQIKRSKSSSKARKNKSRKAAKPAPLACGMDGGACPLPPRHPPATAASRPKSSLVRRMLFRRTRSRPSSSSTKPISAAPDGFKGRRSSVAAAPAGGLGQMKRFTSGRAALQDFDWTTDDDEHADADGYGYDSYEDDGFVAHSAPLVLGGGVVASEPRKEVNLWRRRPMSPPTPLQLPSK